A window of Thermocladium sp. ECH_B genomic DNA:
GGCTGTCCTCCAATTATCCTACTTCATAATGCTTAACCTGGTCAGCGCCACGCCGGGCACTGGTGGGGACGGGGCCCTCAGCACCAGCGCCAGGATCGCCGTGGCAAGCGTCGTTGCGTTCCTAATCAGTGAGAACATTGATGTTCACTTAGTCACTAGGCTGAGGCTGGGAGTGGTGAGGAGGGTTGGGGTCAGCGACCCCATAGCCATGACCATCGATAGCCTAGTCTTCATACCAACGGCGTTCCTGGGAGTCCTGCCCACGGGAGTCCTGCTGAGCCTAATAATTGGGCAATTAATCGTTAAGTTCAGCTTCGTCCCACTCACAATGCTAACCGTAGGCATGAACAGGAAAATACTGGGCTACGGCCCAATGAAGACGCCCACCCTGAGCAAGTGAAACTGTTACGCAGCAAATATTTGCTTGAAGCCATGAATTATCATTAAACGAAAACCATTCTNCTGCCCAGCAATGATGCCTAACACCGAAATGATCCTTAGTGGAAATAGATGATAGAGAACAGCAAACCTCTCCCTTTGGGACAGGGATAATTTTAACTTTATCGGGGGTTAAGGGGTCGAAAGTCCCCGTCTGTAAGGGAGGGGTAGTTCGCTTGGAAATATTTATAATTGCTCGAAATCAACAATGAGAGCAAATGGGAAGAAGCTCAAATGAGGTGGAACTGATTAACGTAATGAAGGAGTTGGAGGACAAGTATAATTACTTATTGGAGTTCATGAGCGGAACTAATTATCCGCTTCCAGATATCAGAGACGCATTGGTCACAGTGTCAGATAAATTAAGCGAGCTTAACATAAATGTCCTAGCCCTTGTAGATAACATAAGAAGCGAAACAATAAAACGAAAACTAGAGACAAAGGAATTCGGGGAAATGGTTCGTTACATAGATGGATTAATAACTAAGATACAAAGCGTTCTAAATGTCTCCAGCTCGCTTTGTATGTTATCCGATAATAGCGAAGCAGTTAGGCTATGCATAACTGCGTTATTCCAAGGGGCCGGCTTTTCTGGAATCAGCATAATAAAGGATTTAACGCTGTTAACAAGAAATATAATTCTACCATTAATAACATCCACAAAATGATTACTTCAACCATTTTTTCATTGATCATTATCGTAAGGGAAGTATGCTTAATGCTACTCTCCTCCGTTTTCCATTTACTTTTCGATAAACTCCCCTCTCTATAAAAACATGTGGGAAGGGTCAAGAATTGGCGTGTCCCTCCATTTTCTCTAATGTCTGTATGAAATTCATTAATTCATCATTATCTAGCCTAGATAACCAATCGATCTCTTCATTAATTGCCTCGCCATTGAGTGCTCTGATTATTGTATCTATGCATTCATCCAGCGATGAATTGCTGGTATCTATTTCGATTACTTTCCCATTAAATAAATCACGGGCAGTATATGGTATGATATTGAGGAGTTCGGATAATACATTGGAGGCAACCTTATTCAGCGGCCAGTCCCTCTTTTGAAGCTCCTTCCATAATAGATATGGATTACGGCGTAAAACAATGACTCTATCAATTATAGAGGAATCAAGCAATTCTATGGCAAGCGTCTCACAAATACAATTACCTCTTTTTCTAATCTCCTCATTAAGTACTGCGGAAACTCTCTCCGGATCCAGCACATCAAAGGTATTGCTACGTTGATCCCAGGAAACTTGACCGCTGGCTAGAATCAACCCATTTAGATTAATGTACGGCATGCCAAGTCTCTTAGATAGCGCCAGCGAGATAGTGGTTTTCCCAGTGCCCGGCGTTCCAGTCACCAATATATGCATTATTAAGGCCTGATGCGTCTCATGTCCCGCGGAAATGGAAGCGCATCCCTTACGTGATCAAGCCCACATATCCACATGACTAATCTATCCATGCCTAGCCCAAAACCGGCATGCTGAACGGAACCAAAGCGGCGCAGGTCCAGATACCAACCATAACTGCTTGGATCAAGCCCAAAGCGGCGAATCTTCTCAACCAATTCATTATAGTTCTCTATACGTTCCCCTCCGCCCACTACCTCGCCATAACCCTCTGGAGCAAGAATGTCAACGCTCAAGGTGGTTTCCGGCCTTTGCGGATCATTTTTATGATAAAAAGCCTTAACTACTTCCGGGAAGTGATGAAGATGGATGGGCTTATCGAACTGCAGAGTCAAAGCCCTCTCCTCATCGGCACCAATATCATCACCCCACTTCAAATTAATGCCTTTATTCCTTAATAGTTCTAAGGCCTCATCATAGGAAACCATTGGGAACGGGGGCTTAACTCTCTCTAGGTATTCCGTCTTACGCCCTATAACGCTTAACTCCTCTAGATTGTTTTGAAGCACCTCATTGATTGTATGGCTTATGACTCCCTCCCCCACAGCCATGACGTCACGTAATCCGGCCCATGCCACCTCCATCTCCGCATGCCAAAACTCCGTCAAGTGCCTCCTAGTCCTAGACTGCTCGGCCCTGAAACTAGGCGCAATGGTATACACCTTCTCCAACGAGTAAATCAATGCCTCTAAATAGAATTGAGCGCTCTGAGTCAAGTAAACAATATCATTATTAAAATAATTTACTTTAAACAAGGTGGAGCCGCCCTCAACTGCTGCAGATATGAAGGTCGGTGCATGCACTTCATAAAAGCCATTGGACCTAAAATAATCATGAACAGCCGCGAACACTGTGCTTCGTATCTTAAGCACCGCCTGCATCCTCCTACTCCGCACCCAGAGATGTCTTAGATCCAGAAGCAGTTCGGAATCTGCATTAGCCGCATCTTCATTTATTGGGAATTGCTCGCCCACGAACTCCCATAGAATCTTATCAACATGCAGCTCAATGCCCCCAGGCGCGCGCTCCTCCCTCTTAGTAACTCCGCTAACGTAGAGAGCCGATTCTATGTTTAGCTTAGATGCTTCAGCCGCCAATTCATCCGTGAAGACTGATTGAATTATGCCGGTGGAGTCACGTATAACGAGGAATGCCTTATTCTTAAGCACTCGCTTCCTGTAAACCCAGCCCCTAACCACTACATGAGAGCCTTCCGGTAATGAGAATATCGATCGTATTGGCGTGGGAGCCACAGCTGACGATGACATAATGATCACTCCCTGGGCATTTCCTTAGCTATGGCGGAAATCATCAATTGTGACCCATCATGGGGGCATTTCTCCGCATCTATCTTGCCTATGTAGTCGCCAATGGCGAATGCCCTCCTCTTCTCGAATCCNCATTGGGGGCACTTCAGTACTACGAACTCGATTAATTGAGGGCGCTGAGGGGTCGAGCCCGTTATCTTTGCCATTAGTGATTTATTGAAAACCAAGTAGTACAATAAAATTACTAGGGCTGCAAATACAGTAATGGATACCGCGACCGAATAACTCGTCACAAATGCATCGAATGACATAGATCGCAGCCCTTTTTTGAAGTTTAAAACTTTGCTGTAGCTCAAGCAATTATTGAGCAACTCCTATTGTATTACCCACTCCGATTACGAGAATCTCATCACCGGGGGAAGTATATGTGTCTATTATTTTTCGTAACCTATCAACAGCTGAATTCACTGCATCATCTATTTGCTTCGTCATTGTGTTTAAAGCCTCGGCTTCACTCATCTTTATCAGGATAGCGTAGAGGGGAATATTATGCCTAGAGACAGTGGTCTCTATATTGAACTTCTCAGCGCCTATGCCTCCCATCGCAACGCCAAGCCCATCAGTTATTGTGCCAGTCTTCTCTCCCTCAAGCTTCAGCGCCGCGTCTATGGTTATCACGAGCCTTGGTTTTAAGTTAATGGTCTCCAATAAATAATTAACCGCATCATCGAGGTGACCCACGGTTCCCCCTGGTCCTTGTGCTTTCATCAAATATATCCTTCTTTGATTATAAAGGCATTGACCTATATAGGTGTCTGGCACAACGCCATCCATGGATGCCTTGCCTTGGCATGAATTATTCATGAAGCGATAGATGGTCAATGGACCGGCAGCATCACCTATTGGCTGCCCCTTCACGAATGATGTTATGGAGCCGCTTAAAGCATTAACTGCCTCCTTCAAGAAGGGGAGCATGAATGTTAATTGATATAGCAAGTAGTAACTCTTATACTTAGAACTTAATTTATAGTAATGATCCACGACCTTATATATATAGTTTAGGTTTCGTAGAACCTCGACCGCATTAGTCATGTTTTGAACCATAGGCTTATCCAAGTTAGGCATCATTCTCTTCACGTCGCCCTCTAATCTATCGCTATACATATTGATTAAGTACTTCAGCTTTCTAACTAATCCCTCGGTCTCTATACTTGTGGGATCAATCACAACCAAATCCATTAAATTGCGAAGCTCATTCTTGACCTTGTCGCTATCCACTGTGGAGCCATCCTTGGCCACAACCTGATTGACGGCGCCTAAGAATTGAGAGATGCCATTAGTTATCGTTGCGCTTAACTGCTGCAAAAAGCCATTTATCTGCATTTGAAAACGCATCAATTGTAGATACTCATATAGGAATGGAAAAATACCAAAATAAACGACAAATAACAATAAATTAAATATCCAATACTCCGTTGTACTAGAACTACCTCCGCCCAGCAACTGGAACGCCGCTAATACATACATTCCTAATCGATTCGCAAGCTATAAACCGCTTAAAAACGTTACGACACACAATGAGAAAAATTAAACCCTTCTCTCCTCAAAGAAGCAATAATCATAATAATTTGGAGCACTGACCTCCATACCATACGGGAATGAGACTTGTCGCCCGCTTCCACCCATAAATGGCGAAGCTTGTTGTTCCCATTATCGTAGGGGACTGAACCAACATAACCCCCTATATTTATTAATAATAACGACAAAATAGATATGTGAAGCCAGCCTTCGTTTCCAGAAAAGGAGTGATTGCCAGTGAACATCCATTCTCATCCATTGCTGGGCTAAGCATCCTCGAGAAAGGCGGTAATGCAATCGATGCAGCAGTGGCCACATCATTCATGTTAGCTGTTAGTCAACCAGCATTAAATGGATTGGGAGGAGATTTCATGGCAATGATATACAACGAAAAAAGCGGCAAAGTCGAATTCATTAATGGAAGCGGGTGGGCACCACGGCAATTAACTAAGGAACTCATCATTGAAAAATCCGGCGGGAATATGCCACGCTATGGTCCATTATCTATCGTGGTACCGGGCATGGTGATGGGCGCGCATTCTCTTTGGAAACAATACGGCTCAATGGAGTGGCAGGACCTCCTTCGACCGGCTGTGCAGGCAGCCATGAATGGCTTACCTGTATCCCCGAGGCTTGAACTAACCATTAAAGGCATCAACGAGTCGTCTCATGATAATGAAACGACTAGGACATATGCTGTGCCTAGGTGGGGAAGAATCAATATGCAGAGATTGGCTAATACCATACAAGCCATAGGTGAGAATGGACCATCATTCTTTTATCGAGAGGTGGGACGCGCGATAACCGATTATGTGAATTCAATGGGAGGCGTATTTAGCTATGATGACTTCACCGAGTACTTGCCTGAGTGGAGGGAACCATTAAGCATTGAGTATAGGGGTGTTAAGGTATATGAGTCGCCGCCGAATAGTCAAGGCATAACCACGTTATTAATACTGAAAGAAATAGAGCGAAGGAACGTGGCTCTCCGAGGATCAAGCAAGGTTAAGGAATTCATAGAGATATATAAGCATGCCTATTCTATAAGGGATTCCTATATAGGAGATCAAGTACGTGGATATTCCTATAAATAAGATACTCGATGAGGTTGCATCATCTCTGAGCAATATGAAGCGGCTTCAGGGCGGAGATACCACTAATTTTGTTGTGGCGGATGCGGAGGGAAACATAGTTTCAGCAATTCAGAGCCTTTATCACCCATTTGGCTCCAGAATAACTGAACCAACATATCAGGTAACGCTGAATAATAGGGCCAGTGACTTCAAGATGAGTGGACCAAATGAGTTGGGGCCACATAAGCGACCATTACATACATTGTCATCGATAATAGTTGAGAAAAGCGGAAAACCCATGTTGGCCCTGGGAATAAGCGGGGGACACTTCAGACCGCAGCAGCATGCCATGCTATTAACAAACATAATTGATTTGGGAATGGATGTCGTGGAAGCCATTGATGCGCCTAGGTTTCTATGGGATGGAGCCGAGGTATTTGCGGAGGATGAAGTTGATGCGGAAGTTCGCAAAATCAAGTATCCGGGAGCAACCGGCGTGGCCCATGCAATTCAATTCATCAATGATGAGAAAGTGGGCTATGCCGATATACGCGGCGATGGAGTAGCCCTTGGTCAATATTAATTTGAAAATATTGGAAATCCGGCCCCTTAAGGGCGAGCTTTTCCATTAATTTACGTTCCTTCCCATACTTCCTTAATTAATAAAACGAACGACAAACCTCGCCCTTAAGGGCGGGGTAGTTCACATGATTGCAATTAATCCAACTACTCCTCCAATTACTATTATTGCAGTCATTATCCAATAT
This region includes:
- a CDS encoding asparagine--tRNA ligase, with product MSSSAVAPTPIRSIFSLPEGSHVVVRGWVYRKRVLKNKAFLVIRDSTGIIQSVFTDELAAEASKLNIESALYVSGVTKREERAPGGIELHVDKILWEFVGEQFPINEDAANADSELLLDLRHLWVRSRRMQAVLKIRSTVFAAVHDYFRSNGFYEVHAPTFISAAVEGGSTLFKVNYFNNDIVYLTQSAQFYLEALIYSLEKVYTIAPSFRAEQSRTRRHLTEFWHAEMEVAWAGLRDVMAVGEGVISHTINEVLQNNLEELSVIGRKTEYLERVKPPFPMVSYDEALELLRNKGINLKWGDDIGADEERALTLQFDKPIHLHHFPEVVKAFYHKNDPQRPETTLSVDILAPEGYGEVVGGGERIENYNELVEKIRRFGLDPSSYGWYLDLRRFGSVQHAGFGLGMDRLVMWICGLDHVRDALPFPRDMRRIRP